From the Ralstonia wenshanensis genome, the window TTCGACGGGCGTGGCGCGTTCAACGTCAACCTCGGCCATCGGTATCCGTGGCTCACGCAGAGCGGGCTGGAGTGGCGCAATGACATCGTGCTCGGCAGCAACCGGGCGAGCATCCATACCGAGTTGCGACAGCCGCTGTGGCAGGCGCGCGGGTTCTACGTGGCGCCGTATGCCGAGTACTCGCGCCGCAGATCGGATCTCTACTTTGACGATCAGCCGCCTACCCGGGACGCCAAGCCGTTCAACAACCTGACCATCGAGACGGCGCGCGCCGGCGTTGACCTGGGCATCCCGTTGGGCCGCAAGGGTGAACTGCGACTGGGCGTGAACTACGTCAGGAAGGCAGCGACGTTCAATTACCTGGAGCTGATCGCGGACGAGTCCGGGAATATCGTGGATGCGACGGCCTTAGACACCTTGCGCGCCCAGCAGCCGGCCTTTCGCGCCCAGCTCACGCTGGACCAGCTCGACGATCCGCTGTTTCCGCGCAGCGGCTATTACTTTTACAGCAGCGTGGAGGCGGGCTTCGGTTCGCTCGACAAGAAGTTCAACACCGCCCAGGCCAAGAGCCTATGGGCGACGAGCCACGGCCGCCACACGTTCAATGTAGCGTTGGAAGGGGCGGGCCTGTTCGGCGTCAACAGCCCGACGCGCGAGAACGGCGGCAACACGGGCAACGGCGCCAACGAGGGCTTCTTCCTGGGTGGCTTCCAGCATCTCTCGGCCTATGCGCAGGATCAGTTCAACGGCCAGTACATGCTGTACGGGCGCCTGACCTATCTGTACGACCTTCGTATCGACGATCTGCTCGGCCTGCGCGCGCCGGTGTTCGGCGCCAGCGCGGAAGCCGGCAACGTCTGGCAGTTGCGCAACAACTTCGGGCGGGGTCCTTACCTGAAGAGCGGCAGCGTATTCGTCGGCGGCAACAGCCCGATCGGGCCGCTGTATTTCGGTTTTGCGGTGGCGCCGCAGGGCGTGTGGAACGTGTACCTGCAGCTCGGCCGCGTCTTCTGAATCAGCATCAAGCGGGAGGGCACCTGCCTGCACGCGCGGGCAGTGCCTGCTTCGTAAGGTCTTGATCAGATTGAAAAATCAATCGATCAGCTTGCGGCGGATGTGCGTGCTAGCCTTCCGCTTCGCTTTTTCAAGACCTCGGGCGCGGTCGCGCCCAGCCCCCTTTCTCATGATGTTCTGCGTGTTGTTCCGTCGTTTCCGTTCGTCCCGGTGGTTGCTGTGCGCGTGCGCGTTGGCTGTGTTGCAGGCGTGCGGCAAGCATGCTGATGAAGCAGCCAGGCCCGCTGGTCCGCCGGAGGTCGAGTTTGCCGTTGCACAACGCTCCGATGCGCCGCTGGTGACCGAACTGCCCGGCCGCCTGGAGCCGTATCGCACGGCGCAAGTGCGTGCGCGCGTCGACGGCATCGTCCTCAAGCGCGCCTACGAAGAAGGGCAGGTGGTCAAGGCCGGACAGGTGCTGTTCCGCATCGACCCGGCACCGCTCAAGGCGCAGGTGGACGCCGCACAAGGTGCGCTCGCCCGCGCGCAGGCGCAACTCGCCATCGCCCGCGACAAGGCTGCGCGCTACAAGGGCCTGGCCGCCACGCGCGCCGTGAGCGAGCTGGAATACGCTGAAGCGCAAGCCGCCGAACGTCAGGCCGCAGCGGACGTGGTGTCCGGCCGCGCTGCGCTGGAAACCGCGCAACTGCGCCTGGGCTATGCCACCGTTACCGCCCCGATTGGTGGCCGCTCGCGCCGCGCACAGGTGACCGAAGGCGCGCTGGTCAAGGAAGACGCTGCCACGCCGCTCACCACGGTCGAGCAGATCGACCCGATCTATGTCGACTTTGCGCAGCCCGCTGCCGAGGTCCTGGCCTTGCAGCGCGCGCTGAAGAAGGGCCAAGCCGCTGCATTGAGCGGTCAGGATATCGGCGTTCAAGTCATCCTGAGCGATGGCGTGGCGTACGAGCGCCCGGGCAAGCTGCTGTTCTCGGATCTGGCGGTGGATCGTGCGACAGATAACGTCTCAATGCGCGCCGTGCTGCCCAACCCCGAAGGCTTGCTGCTGCCCGGCATGTACGTGCGCGTGAAGCTCTCGCACGCCGTGCAGCAAGGTGCAGTGACGATTCCGAAGGGTGCGTTGCAGCGCGACCGCCATGGAGCGACGGTGTTTGTGGTACAGGCAGACAACACGCTGGCAGCTCAATCCGTGTCTGCGCAAACGTTGGCTGGCGATCAATGGCTGGTGACGAGCGGCCTGTCCGGTGGAGAGCGCCTCGCCATTCCAGGCATGCAGACGTTGGAAGCCGGCATGGCGGTCAAGC encodes:
- a CDS encoding efflux RND transporter periplasmic adaptor subunit, producing MMFCVLFRRFRSSRWLLCACALAVLQACGKHADEAARPAGPPEVEFAVAQRSDAPLVTELPGRLEPYRTAQVRARVDGIVLKRAYEEGQVVKAGQVLFRIDPAPLKAQVDAAQGALARAQAQLAIARDKAARYKGLAATRAVSELEYAEAQAAERQAAADVVSGRAALETAQLRLGYATVTAPIGGRSRRAQVTEGALVKEDAATPLTTVEQIDPIYVDFAQPAAEVLALQRALKKGQAAALSGQDIGVQVILSDGVAYERPGKLLFSDLAVDRATDNVSMRAVLPNPEGLLLPGMYVRVKLSHAVQQGAVTIPKGALQRDRHGATVFVVQADNTLAAQSVSAQTLAGDQWLVTSGLSGGERLAIPGMQTLEAGMAVKPVPAAPPADTKLKKG